In the Centroberyx gerrardi isolate f3 chromosome 9, fCenGer3.hap1.cur.20231027, whole genome shotgun sequence genome, one interval contains:
- the rpl36 gene encoding large ribosomal subunit protein eL36 yields MAIRYPMAVGLNKGHPVTKNVTAPKHSRRRGRLTKHSKFVRDMIREVCGFAPYERRAMELLKVSKDKRALKFIKKRIGTHIRAKRKREELSNVLAAMRKAAAKKD; encoded by the exons ATGGCTATCCGCTACCCCATGGCCGTGGGCCTCAACAAAGGCCACCCTGTCACCAAGAACGTCACAGCTCCCAAACACAGCCGCCGGCGTGGG CGTCTGACCAAACACAGCAAGTTTGTTCGGGATATGATCCGTGAAGTTTGTGGTTTTGCTCCTTACGAGAGGCGAGCTATGGAGCTGCTCAAGGTGTCAAAGGATAAGAGAGCCCTCAAGTTCATCAAGAAGAGG ATTGGCACTCACATCCGGgccaagagaaagagagaggagctgagcaaCGTGCTGGCCGCCATGAGGAAGGCCGCTGCCAAGAAGGACTGA